A region from the Strix uralensis isolate ZFMK-TIS-50842 chromosome 24, bStrUra1, whole genome shotgun sequence genome encodes:
- the SYT6 gene encoding synaptotagmin-6: protein MSGTKDDSRCHRAVRIVTELCRKKSLPSLDLDTCREFLLLPSDQSLIISEPELSVSLLAVIVVVCGLALVAVFLFLFWKLCWVPRRNKAICSNLAVLQSEAGCNKENMADKLKDTGAISFLEAAVKISHTSPDIPAEVQMSMRDHIMRRTRMQRQTTEPASSSRHISFKRHLPRQMHVSSMDYGMDPPAVAEQPTSIGRIKPELYKQKSVDSEDPKKEAAKTCGKINFTLKYDYENETLTVRILRAFDLPAKDFCGSSDPYVKIYLLPDRKRKFQTRVHRKTLNPTFDESFHFPVPHEELASRKLHLSVFDFDRFSRHDMIGEVILENLFEASDLSRETSVWKDIQYATTESVDLGEIMFSLCYLPTAGRLTLTVIKCRNLKAMDITGYSDPYVKVSLLCDGRRLKKKKTTIKKNTLNPTYNEAIIFDIPPENMDQVSLLISVMDYDRVGHNEIIGVCRVGVNAEGLGRDHWNEMLAYPRKPIAHWHPLVEVKKSFKEWQGRAASFDSQGSCPSPKPPPTP from the exons ATGAGTGGCACCAAGGATGACAGCCGCTGTCACAGGGCAGTCCGCATTGTCACCGAGCTCTGCCGGAAGAAGAGCCTGCCTAGCCTGGACCTGGACACTTGCAGGGAATTCCTCCTGCTGCCTTCCGACCAGAGCCTGATTATCTCCGAGCCAG AGCTCTCCGTCAGCCTCCTTGCAGTGATAGTTGTTGTGTGTGGCCTGGCCCTGGTGgcagtttttctgtttctcttttggaAGCTGTGCTGGGTTCCCCGGAGGAACAAGGCCATTTGTTCCAACCTGGCCGTCTTGCAGAGCGAGGCAGGCTGCAATAAGGAGAACATGGCAGACAAGCTCAAGGACACGGGTGCCATAAGTTTCCTGGAGGCAGCGGTGAAGATCAGCCACACATCGCCAGACATCCCGGCAGAGGTCCAGATGTCCATGAGAGACCACATCATGCGGCGCACGCGGATGCAGAGGCAGACGACGGAGCCCGCGTCCTCCTCCAG GCACATCTCCTTCAAAAGGCACCTTCCTCGGCAAATGCACGTATCCAGCATGGACTACGGCATGGATCCGCCGGCTGTGGCTGAGCAGCCAACCAGCATCGGTCGCATTAAGCCCGAACTCTATAAGCAAAAATCTGTTGACTCTGAGGATCCCAAAAAAGaggcagcaaaaacctgtgggaaaaTTAACTTCACTCTGAAGTACGACTACGAGAATGAGACGCTGACTGTCCGAATTCTCAGGGCTTTTGACTTGCCAGCCAAAGACTTCTGCGGCAGCTCAGATCCCTACGTGAAGATCTACCTCCTGCCTGACAGAAAGCGCAAGTTCCAGACACGAGTCCACAGGAAGACTCTGAATCCCACCTTCGATGAGTCCTTCCACTTCCCTGTGCCCCATGAGGAGCTGGCGAGCAGGAAGCTCCACCTGAGCGTCTTTGACTTTGACAGATTCTCCAGACACGACATGATAGGAGAAGTTATCTTGGAGAACCTGTTTGAGGCCTCAGACCTTTCCCGGGAGACTTCCGTCTGGAAGGACATTCAGTACGCGACGACG GAAAGCGTGGACCTGGGAGAGATCATGTTTTCCCTTTGTTATTTGCCAACTGCAGGTCGCCTCACCTTAACAGTCATTAAATGCAGGAATCTCAAAGCTATGGATATCACTGGTTACTCAG atCCATATGTCaaagtgtctttgctctgtgATGGGCgaagactgaaaaagaagaaaaccaccaTAAAGAAAAACACACTTAATCCCACGTACAATGAAGCAATAATCTTTGACATTCCCCCAGAGAACATGGATCAAGTCAGTCTGCTTATCTCTGTCATGGATTATGACCG AGTGGGTCACAACGAGATTATTGGGGTTTGCCGTGTGGGGGTCAATGCTGAAGGACTGGGCAGAGACCACTGGAACGAGATGCTGGCATACCCACGCAAGCCCATCGCGCACTGGCATCCATTAGTGGAGGTAAAGAAGTCTTTCAAAGAG